The following proteins are co-located in the Polystyrenella longa genome:
- a CDS encoding FKBP-type peptidyl-prolyl cis-trans isomerase yields the protein MLRSLSCLCVGLSLVLTGCEWGSNQALRGRQLDPIKVGNEAGHDHGDGHDHDHDHSDSTAEWVTTNSGLKYRILKEGKGKKPASSNEVTVHYRGWLDNGKEFDSSYGRGEPISFPLTGVIPGWTEGMTYVSEGGEIELEIPANLGYGSQQAGQIPPNSTLHFTVELLKIK from the coding sequence ATGTTGCGCTCCCTGTCCTGTTTATGTGTTGGGCTTTCCTTAGTTCTGACCGGTTGCGAGTGGGGTTCTAACCAGGCTCTGCGAGGACGCCAGCTCGATCCCATTAAAGTGGGAAATGAAGCAGGCCATGATCATGGCGATGGGCATGACCACGATCATGATCATAGTGACTCCACCGCTGAGTGGGTCACCACCAATTCCGGATTGAAATATCGCATCCTTAAGGAAGGCAAAGGCAAAAAACCGGCCTCGTCCAATGAGGTCACCGTGCATTACCGCGGTTGGTTGGATAATGGGAAAGAGTTTGACAGTTCCTATGGTCGTGGTGAACCGATCAGCTTTCCTCTTACAGGCGTGATTCCTGGATGGACGGAAGGAATGACCTATGTTTCCGAAGGTGGAGAAATCGAACTGGAAATTCCGGCCAATTTAGGCTACGGAAGCCAACAGGCAGGTCAAATTCCGCCCAACTCGACTTTGCATTTTACGGTCGAGTTACTGAAAATTAAGTAA
- a CDS encoding PQQ-dependent sugar dehydrogenase, whose amino-acid sequence MRRHRNGIVTILVLFLLTSLPLAVTMAEEPVSDLFQLKERVPLTTSNVIGSPEPPKPYRLKRAYPQLKFDEPVAMVAEPGTNRMIVVQFGGQIVAFEDGTKGTELTEVFNIHTPKLRRDPYNITFHPNYIENRRLYLFVEVRTKQVDNSERIEVYEFKMQEGENAKIDPNSERMIVSWKSRGHTGGGITFGPDGYFYISTGDGTTGSDVNVTGQDITDLQAGILRLDVDNYEEGQAYSIPEDNPFNHIPEARHELWAYGLRAPWRMDWDLPTNTLYIGDVGQDVWEMIHVGKKGANYGWSATEGGLPFIPEREKGPSEITKPIASHHHTESRSITGGYVYRGPDLPELQEAYIYCDYATGKVWGLRYVDGEVTWNEELADSSYSIATFGLDHQNDLFLVDYADGILLQLEPNPYVDHKVDFPKTLSATGLYESVPENKPAAGVVKYETVAPGFHDGAKEELWLAIPGNDWIKESKWNGWDFQNGAVALQTLTLELEPGKQTRVETRLLTRQENEWLGYSYLWNDEQTEATLVEKNGRKVELSEADPLNTGQTRKRTWNIPSRAECMSCHSRQAKFVLSLNSLQLDIEREVDGKLVSQITMFNDLGFFKEPRQATKAERPAPPKVESARIPTLAERSTPRKPTKAEVTKTWDFSLVNPYDESADLHMRARSYLHINCAHCHVKDGGGNAKMELELNKPDRYTNIIGVKPLQGTFDLADGLLIAPGEPSRSVLFYRLSKMGSGHMPQVGSHQVDPQARQFLHDWILTLESDADTPDPSFETISLQQQNKDTIQFLTDSPNAPETEVQAMLESLLSTPTGAMQALHAYEQDQFLPGIDDKMLTVATGGSFAAARDLFERFLPEELRLKRLGTDFDIATLLAQPGNVDRGRELFTRTAGIQCRNCHTVGEDKPALGPDLAKIGEKYTREQILESILEPSKKIEDKYKGYIVGNEDGLVFSGMIVNRGPDGIVVRDNELKDHTVPEDEIDFVEEHKKSLMPEQMFRDLTAEQAADLLEYLSSLK is encoded by the coding sequence ATGCGGCGTCACCGAAACGGCATCGTCACCATTCTGGTTCTATTTCTGCTGACAAGTCTGCCCCTGGCAGTCACCATGGCTGAAGAACCTGTCAGCGACCTGTTCCAGCTGAAAGAACGCGTTCCGCTCACCACCTCCAATGTGATCGGTTCTCCAGAACCACCGAAACCGTACCGGCTAAAACGCGCTTATCCGCAGTTGAAGTTCGATGAACCCGTCGCGATGGTGGCAGAACCAGGAACCAATCGAATGATTGTGGTTCAATTCGGCGGTCAGATCGTCGCGTTTGAAGATGGAACCAAAGGGACAGAGCTAACGGAAGTCTTCAACATTCATACACCGAAGTTGCGACGTGACCCATACAACATCACGTTCCATCCGAACTACATTGAGAACAGACGCTTATACCTCTTCGTCGAAGTTCGAACCAAACAAGTTGATAACTCAGAGCGAATCGAAGTCTACGAGTTCAAGATGCAGGAAGGCGAGAACGCCAAAATCGATCCCAATTCCGAACGGATGATTGTCAGCTGGAAATCACGCGGTCATACCGGCGGCGGCATCACTTTCGGACCGGATGGATATTTCTACATTTCAACCGGGGATGGAACTACGGGCTCCGACGTCAACGTGACGGGCCAGGACATCACTGACCTGCAAGCCGGTATCCTGCGACTCGACGTCGACAATTACGAAGAAGGCCAGGCCTACTCGATTCCTGAAGACAATCCTTTTAATCATATTCCGGAAGCACGTCACGAACTATGGGCCTATGGCCTGCGAGCCCCTTGGCGTATGGACTGGGACCTGCCGACCAACACACTCTACATCGGCGACGTGGGCCAGGATGTCTGGGAAATGATTCACGTCGGTAAGAAAGGTGCCAACTACGGTTGGAGTGCTACCGAAGGTGGGCTTCCCTTCATTCCTGAACGAGAAAAAGGGCCTTCCGAAATCACCAAACCGATTGCTTCACACCACCACACCGAGTCTCGTTCGATTACGGGCGGGTACGTCTATCGCGGACCGGATCTTCCGGAACTGCAGGAAGCCTACATCTACTGCGACTATGCCACAGGAAAAGTCTGGGGACTGCGTTACGTCGATGGAGAAGTAACCTGGAACGAAGAATTAGCGGACTCGTCTTACAGCATAGCCACCTTTGGCCTCGACCATCAGAATGACCTCTTCCTGGTCGATTACGCCGACGGCATTCTATTACAGCTGGAACCAAACCCGTATGTCGATCACAAGGTCGATTTCCCTAAGACACTCTCTGCGACCGGTTTATACGAATCTGTTCCGGAAAACAAACCGGCTGCTGGAGTCGTGAAGTATGAAACAGTCGCTCCTGGTTTTCATGACGGAGCGAAAGAAGAACTTTGGCTCGCCATTCCCGGCAACGACTGGATCAAAGAATCGAAATGGAATGGATGGGACTTCCAGAATGGCGCTGTCGCCCTCCAAACGCTGACACTCGAACTCGAACCGGGGAAGCAAACTCGCGTTGAAACGCGACTCCTGACCCGTCAGGAAAACGAATGGCTCGGCTATTCTTATCTCTGGAACGACGAACAAACCGAAGCCACCCTGGTGGAAAAGAACGGTCGTAAGGTCGAATTATCCGAAGCCGACCCGCTGAATACTGGCCAGACTCGCAAACGGACCTGGAACATTCCCAGTCGCGCCGAGTGCATGTCCTGCCACTCTCGACAGGCCAAATTCGTCCTCAGCTTGAATTCACTTCAGCTTGATATCGAGCGCGAAGTCGATGGAAAATTGGTCAGTCAGATCACAATGTTCAATGACCTCGGTTTCTTCAAGGAACCGCGTCAGGCAACCAAGGCGGAACGCCCTGCTCCTCCCAAGGTGGAGTCGGCTCGTATTCCAACCCTCGCCGAACGGAGCACCCCTCGCAAACCAACCAAAGCGGAAGTAACAAAAACTTGGGATTTTTCATTAGTTAACCCCTACGATGAATCTGCCGACCTGCACATGCGAGCCCGTTCTTATCTGCATATCAACTGCGCTCATTGCCACGTGAAAGATGGTGGTGGCAACGCGAAAATGGAACTGGAGCTGAACAAACCTGATCGCTATACCAACATCATCGGTGTTAAACCCCTGCAAGGTACGTTCGATCTAGCAGATGGACTGCTTATCGCACCCGGCGAACCCTCAAGGTCTGTGCTCTTCTATCGCCTTTCAAAAATGGGAAGTGGGCACATGCCCCAAGTCGGCTCCCATCAGGTCGATCCTCAGGCGCGTCAGTTCCTGCACGACTGGATTTTGACATTGGAGTCAGACGCAGACACACCTGATCCTTCCTTTGAAACAATCTCACTGCAGCAGCAGAACAAAGATACGATTCAATTCCTGACTGATTCCCCAAATGCTCCTGAAACTGAAGTCCAGGCAATGCTGGAGTCGCTGCTGTCGACGCCCACAGGTGCCATGCAGGCACTGCACGCTTACGAGCAAGATCAGTTCTTGCCCGGAATTGATGACAAGATGTTAACCGTCGCCACAGGTGGCTCGTTCGCCGCCGCACGTGATCTCTTCGAGCGATTTCTACCAGAAGAACTTCGCCTGAAACGGCTCGGTACCGATTTCGATATCGCCACTCTGCTGGCTCAGCCCGGCAACGTAGACCGTGGTCGGGAACTCTTCACCCGGACTGCTGGCATTCAATGCCGAAACTGTCATACCGTCGGTGAAGACAAACCAGCGCTTGGACCAGACCTCGCGAAGATCGGTGAGAAATACACTCGTGAGCAGATCCTGGAAAGCATTCTGGAACCGTCAAAAAAAATCGAGGACAAGTACAAAGGGTACATCGTCGGTAACGAGGACGGCTTGGTTTTCTCAGGGATGATTGTCAATCGGGGACCCGATGGGATTGTCGTTCGAGACAATGAACTCAAAGACCACACCGTCCCCGAAGACGAAATCGACTTTGTCGAAGAACACAAGAAGTCGCTCATGCCCGAGCAAATGTTCCGCGACCTGACCGCAGAACAAGCGGCCGACTTGCTGGAGTACCTTTCTTCGCTGAAATAA
- a CDS encoding type I 3-dehydroquinate dehydratase: MLTVSVIPTSRRLAAADLLNASHHCDVIELCLDHLIKEPDVGKLAHTVETPMIISCRTPEEGGAFSGSSAERVQMLKLAIVAEPMYVELDTSIASSIPRYGKTKRVVSVRGSRWSSEEWQSAYLEAANQDADYVKLVTEAHTLEEAWPLLKLLTGKQTVPIIPVVEGAASLMFSLLTKKYGSPWTYAALEPGRESFPGQPSVWDLRDVYQIQEINSKTRFMGMVGFGDIQNRVARTLNRAYAAHDHHLCCLPFLIGQDHSHLEKLLNALKIHALLIGSEMAVAMSGFANELDESAQQSKYCDLLIQHEGQWKGYNFIWRSVLRGLEDVLQQDEQDPRPLNRRNVIVVGATGMAQAVAFGVQRRKGILSLSSPKEQEGQRLAEMFDCRHVPFHAIYETLADVIILADAEVSSGAGRQELNPSFFRPNMVVLDLTNMPELSLLGKGAEEHQSKIVPCDGIFFDLIRAWYKATTGDRLEQDEVRELWKQDE, encoded by the coding sequence ATGCTTACCGTTTCTGTCATTCCCACTTCCCGCAGATTGGCGGCGGCTGATTTGTTGAATGCGTCGCATCACTGCGATGTGATCGAGCTTTGCCTCGATCATCTCATCAAAGAACCCGATGTCGGTAAGCTGGCGCACACGGTGGAGACACCGATGATTATCTCCTGCCGGACACCAGAAGAGGGAGGCGCATTCAGTGGCTCGTCTGCGGAGCGGGTGCAGATGCTTAAGCTGGCGATTGTGGCAGAACCCATGTATGTTGAACTCGATACGTCGATTGCAAGTTCGATACCCCGTTATGGGAAGACGAAGCGGGTCGTCAGCGTTCGTGGTTCGCGGTGGAGTAGTGAGGAATGGCAGAGTGCTTATCTAGAAGCTGCAAATCAGGATGCTGATTATGTCAAACTGGTTACCGAAGCACACACGCTGGAAGAAGCGTGGCCCCTGTTGAAACTGCTTACGGGAAAACAGACTGTGCCGATCATTCCCGTAGTGGAAGGAGCGGCGAGCCTGATGTTCTCTCTTCTAACGAAGAAGTACGGGTCGCCCTGGACCTATGCCGCGCTTGAGCCCGGCCGCGAGTCTTTTCCAGGACAACCGTCGGTCTGGGACTTGCGGGATGTTTATCAAATTCAGGAGATCAATTCCAAAACACGTTTCATGGGGATGGTTGGATTCGGAGACATTCAAAACAGAGTTGCACGGACGCTGAACCGGGCTTACGCGGCCCACGATCATCACCTTTGTTGTTTGCCGTTTCTCATTGGTCAGGATCATTCACATCTGGAAAAACTACTCAACGCGTTGAAGATCCATGCGCTTCTCATCGGCTCCGAGATGGCAGTGGCGATGTCCGGTTTTGCTAATGAACTGGACGAGTCGGCGCAGCAGTCGAAATACTGTGACCTACTGATTCAGCATGAGGGCCAGTGGAAAGGGTATAACTTTATCTGGCGAAGTGTGCTGCGGGGACTGGAAGATGTTTTGCAGCAGGATGAGCAGGACCCTCGACCACTCAACAGACGGAATGTGATTGTTGTGGGGGCGACCGGCATGGCGCAGGCGGTTGCTTTTGGCGTGCAGCGGCGAAAGGGAATTCTCAGTCTGTCCTCTCCCAAAGAACAAGAGGGACAGCGGCTCGCAGAAATGTTCGATTGCCGTCATGTTCCGTTCCATGCGATTTACGAAACCCTGGCAGACGTCATCATTCTGGCCGATGCGGAAGTCAGTTCGGGAGCAGGTCGGCAGGAATTGAATCCATCGTTCTTCCGTCCGAATATGGTCGTCCTCGATCTGACCAATATGCCGGAGCTCTCCCTGCTTGGTAAGGGAGCGGAAGAGCATCAGAGTAAAATCGTTCCCTGCGACGGTATCTTCTTCGACCTGATCCGCGCCTGGTATAAAGCGACCACGGGAGATCGGCTTGAACAGGACGAAGTCCGCGAACTGTGGAAACAGGATGAGTAA
- a CDS encoding YheT family hydrolase translates to MFPIFKPARLLRNPHLQTILPAFFTELLPAYAARQHRINLSDGDQVVLHDDEPEQWQDGDPIVLMTHGLTGSYLSSYLVRLSDKLNKMGFRTFRKDLRNCGAGFGLARFPYHAGRSQDLLESIEYIHQMAPNSPISLVGYSLSGNIVLRTLAEDPDSLPEHLVTAVAVNPPIDLHLSVQALDSILGRFYDRYFTKRLMKHIQLLSEHDPIHDQIKFDRIPQTVYELDDAYTAPMSGFDSAEHYYAETSSRQIMSQIRLPSLLLTANDDPLIPVRMFEGLDTHPAVTLHVAPHGGHLGYRGKRGGDPDHHWMDWRILEWLDKHGRPNPEKPSAVPAPHHHRRKTECHLQSDC, encoded by the coding sequence GTGTTTCCGATTTTCAAGCCGGCGCGATTGCTCCGCAATCCTCACTTGCAGACGATCCTGCCTGCCTTCTTTACTGAACTGCTCCCCGCCTACGCTGCGCGCCAGCATCGGATTAATTTGTCTGATGGGGATCAGGTCGTGTTACACGATGATGAGCCAGAGCAGTGGCAGGATGGAGATCCGATCGTCCTGATGACGCACGGACTGACGGGGTCGTACCTGAGTTCCTACCTCGTCCGTCTTTCCGATAAACTGAACAAGATGGGATTTCGTACCTTCCGCAAAGACTTGCGGAACTGTGGCGCTGGCTTCGGGCTGGCAAGATTTCCCTATCATGCTGGACGATCTCAGGACTTGCTGGAATCGATCGAGTATATCCATCAGATGGCTCCCAACTCACCTATTTCGCTGGTCGGGTATTCCCTGAGTGGAAATATCGTCCTGCGTACATTGGCTGAAGATCCTGACAGCCTACCCGAACATCTGGTTACAGCGGTCGCCGTGAACCCACCCATCGATCTGCATCTTTCCGTGCAGGCGCTCGATTCAATACTGGGCCGGTTCTATGATCGCTACTTTACCAAACGGCTGATGAAACATATCCAACTGCTGAGCGAACACGATCCTATTCACGATCAGATCAAATTCGACAGAATTCCGCAGACAGTTTACGAACTGGATGATGCCTATACGGCTCCCATGTCCGGTTTCGATTCGGCGGAGCATTATTATGCGGAAACCAGTAGTCGGCAGATCATGAGTCAAATCCGCTTGCCCAGTCTGCTATTAACCGCGAATGACGACCCACTGATTCCCGTGAGGATGTTTGAGGGACTCGATACTCATCCGGCAGTCACCCTGCACGTTGCACCTCATGGCGGCCACTTGGGATACCGTGGAAAACGGGGGGGAGACCCTGACCATCACTGGATGGACTGGCGAATTCTGGAATGGTTGGACAAACATGGTCGCCCGAATCCGGAAAAACCTTCTGCTGTACCTGCTCCTCACCATCATCGCCGGAAAACCGAATGCCATTTGCAATCGGACTGCTAA